In Acidobacteriota bacterium, the following are encoded in one genomic region:
- a CDS encoding acyl carrier protein, translated as MTTTTTEQRLVDLAHEHLGIDPSPEANSNLAETGVSSIDLVAFLKVVSKEFNVTSLNVGDCDGVETLRDLAALVDSHKG; from the coding sequence ATGACCACGACGACCACCGAGCAACGTTTGGTAGATCTTGCTCACGAGCATCTCGGTATCGACCCATCACCCGAAGCCAACAGCAATCTGGCCGAAACTGGAGTGTCGTCCATTGACCTCGTCGCCTTCCTGAAGGTGGTGAGTAAAGAGTTCAACGTGACATCGCTGAACGTTGGCGATTGCGACGGAGTGGAAACGCTTCGCGATCTCGCCGCCCTGGTGGATTCGCATAAGGGCTGA